One Serratia liquefaciens genomic window, AAAGAGCGATTAAAAGAGGGAACTTGAGTCATGTGTTCTCAGCTTAGAAGCAGTCATTTAATGATAATAACAGAGTGATAGTATGGCTTACATCCAGAAGAGGTTTGGCCGTCTATCCATTTTCTGCCGTTTATAACCGAGTATTGTGGCACTTTTATCGCACAACGTGAAAAAACACCGCATTAAAACATAATTTTTAGTGATGGATTGGGGATATTTGGCGATTAATTGGGCTAAAACGCCCTAAAGGCTAAGGTCGGTAAACCTGGAGTGCGTATAATTTCGCGCAACTATTTTAGGGGGAATCATGTTGGCTTCATGGTTGAGTGCGGGTTTATTGGTCACCGGAGCACTGTTGGGCAGCTTAGGCGCTCATCTGCAGTTTAATCCGTTGTTGTTGGTAGCGGGCATCGCCCTGTTGGCGGGGATGGTAATTTCCGGTTTTACCGAGTGCCGGGGCAGATGCTGAGCATCCACCCCAGAATCATCAGTCGTTTTTAAACAAGCCCTTCAATACGTGCGGCTCAGAACGCCAGTATTGCGGTGGCGCGCTGACCTTCTCGCCCAGTTTGGCGGCGGCGTGCCATGGCCAACGTGGGTTGTAAAGGATACCGCGCGCCAGTGCCACCATATCCGCTTGCCCGGTGGCGACAATCGCTTCCGCCTGTTCCGGCTCGGTGATTAACCCCACGGCAATGGTTGGCAGCCCGCTTTCGCGCTTGATGGTCTCGGCGAACGGTACCTGGTAATTTGGCCCCACCGGAATTTTCTGCAATGGCGAAAGGCCACCGCTGGAAACATGGATGTAGTCGCAACCCAGCTCCTTCAGCGCTTTTGCCAAGGCTACCGACTGCTGTTCATCCCAGCCCCCTTCGACCCAGTCACTGGCGGAAATACGTACGCCAAGCGCTTTATGAGCCGGAAACACGGCGCGCACCTCATTATAAATTTCCAGCAGCAGGCGCATGCGG contains:
- a CDS encoding histidine kinase, which produces MLASWLSAGLLVTGALLGSLGAHLQFNPLLLVAGIALLAGMVISGFTECRGRC